A stretch of DNA from Candidatus Pseudomonas phytovorans:
ATCGCCGCTCGAACCTACACATCAGGCGCAAGAATCCCCTCAGTCCGGGCAATGGCTCAGACCATGCAGGTATCGGTTTCTACCGTCCTTGAGGCATATGAACGGTTGATGGCAGAGGGTGTGCTCAGCTCTCGCCCTGGTTCCGGCTTTTACGTGGCGGGGCCCGTGGCGCCCTTGGCACTCACCGAGCTTGGCCCCAAACTTGATCGGGCCGTCGACCCGCTGTGGATCTCGCGCCAGTCACTTGAAACCTCCAGCGATGCGTTGAAACCTGGGTGCGGTTGGCTGCCTCCATCCTGGCTGTACGAAGCGGGCATGCGTAAAGCGCTTCGGGTTGCTGCCCGTTCAGACACTGTGAAACTGACTGAGTACGCAACACCGCTTGGGCATCCACCCCTCAGGCAATTCTTGTCGCGAAGGCTGGCAGGCATCGGGATCGAAGCCCCGCTGGAACAGATCATGCTTACGGAGTCCGGTACTCACGCCATCGACCTGATATGCCGGTTTCTGCTGGAGCCCGGCGACACAGTCTTGGTAGACGATCCCTGCTATTTCAACTTTCATGCGCTACTGAAAGCACACAGGGTAAACATTGTAGGCATACCCTATACGGCGACGGGCCCAGACATCGATGCGTTCGGCGCCGCCCTGCTCCAGCACTCGCCGCGCATGTACATAACCAACTCCGGCATCCATAACCCCACCGGGGCCAGCCTGTCTCCGGTCACCGCACACCGGCTGTTGAAGCTGGCCGACACCTCTAGCCTGGTCATTGTAGAGGACGACCTCTTCGGGGATTTCGAGAGCAGCCCCGCCCCACGGCTGTCTGCCTTCGATGG
This window harbors:
- a CDS encoding PLP-dependent aminotransferase family protein codes for the protein MKRNGTLIRSVMGEIQSRIAARTYTSGARIPSVRAMAQTMQVSVSTVLEAYERLMAEGVLSSRPGSGFYVAGPVAPLALTELGPKLDRAVDPLWISRQSLETSSDALKPGCGWLPPSWLYEAGMRKALRVAARSDTVKLTEYATPLGHPPLRQFLSRRLAGIGIEAPLEQIMLTESGTHAIDLICRFLLEPGDTVLVDDPCYFNFHALLKAHRVNIVGIPYTATGPDIDAFGAALLQHSPRMYITNSGIHNPTGASLSPVTAHRLLKLADTSSLVIVEDDLFGDFESSPAPRLSAFDGLSRVIQIGSFSKTISASIRCGYIAARAEWIESLVDLKIATTFGGGRLAADIIHQAITDSGYRKHMESVRLRLAQEMNRTVAKLQAIGIKPWIIPQAGMYLWCQLPQGKDAATLARACLNDGVVLAPGNAFSQSLTAGDFLRFNVAQSSDARIYEVLKRALGA